From the Xenorhabdus ishibashii genome, one window contains:
- a CDS encoding ATP-binding cassette domain-containing protein: MRNHEQNTIVIRGARQNNLKSIDLRIPKNVITVFTGVSGSGKSSLVFGTIAAESQRQLNDTFPPYIRHRLPYYGQPDVDEINNLTTAIIINQRRIGENVRSTVGTASDIYTLLRLLFSRIGKPFVGYSNIFSFNHPSGMCPNCEGLGIASTIDVKKLLNEDKSLNEGAIAYSSFAPGTWRWRRYVHSGLFDNNKKIADYSTEERQLLLYADNIAPTTPSPDWPKSARFEGLIPRFTRSYLVKDNKEYQSEEFRNIVSMKQCPACHGQRLNKQILSCSIQGKSIGDCVDMPIIALSQFIATLVAPSVSTLIDALKERLASMCSVGLGYLNLNRSTPTLSGGESQRLKMVRHLGSSLTGMTYIIDEPSTGLHPADIAKLNTLIQQLRDKGNTILMVEHDPDVIKIADHVIDLGPCAGDNGGIITYQGNLSGLRASGTLTGKYLSQTTRLNRNPEKPLGYISVRNATLHNLKEISIEVPLGIMLAVSGVAGSGKSSLIMGEVVPQCTNAVVIDQKPIHTSKRSHIASWSGIFEHIRERFALANHVDKSWFSPNAKGGCPECKGLGVIETDLAFMDSISLPCEACQGQKFNKKTLNYKYKGKMIVELMNMSITQATNFFAGDSQIQPTLENIQSVGLGYMRLGESLDHLSGGECQRLKLASYLNNKGDVYVFDEPTTGLHPSDVEVLITLFRRLVEQGNSVLIIEHNIEVIAEADWIIDLGEGAGTEGGQVMFSGTPQAMFEEGNSLTADYLRQHCRSIKPEKIKC, translated from the coding sequence TTATATTCGGCATCGGTTACCGTACTATGGTCAGCCTGATGTCGATGAGATAAATAACCTTACCACCGCGATTATCATTAACCAAAGGCGGATTGGGGAAAATGTCCGCTCGACGGTGGGTACAGCATCAGATATTTATACTTTATTGCGCCTTTTGTTTTCCCGAATCGGTAAACCCTTTGTCGGGTATTCCAACATTTTCTCTTTCAACCACCCATCAGGTATGTGCCCCAATTGTGAGGGGCTGGGCATTGCCAGTACGATAGATGTAAAAAAACTGCTGAATGAAGACAAATCTCTGAATGAAGGTGCAATCGCATATTCCTCATTTGCACCAGGCACCTGGCGGTGGCGCCGATATGTTCATTCGGGGTTGTTTGATAATAATAAGAAAATCGCCGATTATTCGACAGAAGAACGCCAGCTTTTGCTTTACGCGGATAACATTGCACCGACCACCCCATCCCCTGACTGGCCTAAATCTGCCCGATTTGAAGGACTCATTCCCAGATTCACGCGCAGTTATCTTGTAAAAGATAACAAAGAGTACCAAAGTGAAGAATTTCGGAATATTGTTTCAATGAAACAGTGTCCTGCCTGTCATGGACAGAGACTTAATAAACAGATCCTGTCATGCTCAATTCAGGGTAAAAGTATCGGTGATTGTGTCGATATGCCGATTATAGCGCTGAGCCAGTTTATCGCAACACTGGTTGCTCCTTCAGTGAGCACGCTAATTGATGCCTTAAAAGAACGTTTAGCCTCAATGTGCTCTGTCGGTCTGGGATATCTAAACCTTAACCGTTCAACCCCAACATTATCAGGTGGAGAGTCGCAACGATTAAAAATGGTGCGACATTTAGGCAGCAGTCTCACCGGAATGACTTATATCATTGATGAACCCAGCACCGGATTACATCCCGCCGATATAGCAAAACTTAATACACTGATTCAGCAATTACGTGACAAGGGCAACACTATCTTGATGGTCGAACATGACCCGGATGTCATTAAAATCGCAGATCATGTCATTGATTTAGGCCCCTGTGCAGGTGATAACGGTGGAATTATCACTTATCAGGGCAATCTGAGTGGGTTACGAGCCTCTGGCACATTAACAGGAAAATATCTGTCTCAAACAACCCGCCTTAATCGAAATCCCGAAAAACCACTTGGTTATATCTCTGTCAGAAACGCAACACTACATAATCTTAAAGAGATATCGATAGAGGTTCCGCTGGGAATAATGCTTGCTGTCAGTGGCGTAGCAGGCTCCGGAAAAAGCTCCTTAATTATGGGAGAGGTTGTTCCTCAATGTACAAATGCGGTTGTTATCGACCAAAAACCCATTCATACCTCGAAACGCTCACATATTGCATCGTGGAGCGGTATTTTTGAACACATCCGAGAGCGTTTTGCGCTGGCTAATCACGTGGATAAATCGTGGTTTTCCCCCAATGCGAAGGGCGGATGTCCGGAATGCAAAGGATTAGGCGTGATTGAAACCGATTTGGCTTTTATGGATTCGATATCCTTGCCTTGTGAAGCTTGTCAGGGGCAAAAATTCAATAAAAAAACTTTAAATTATAAATATAAAGGAAAAATGATTGTTGAACTCATGAATATGAGTATTACTCAGGCAACAAATTTTTTTGCGGGAGACAGCCAGATCCAACCCACATTAGAGAATATTCAGAGTGTCGGGTTAGGTTATATGCGCCTCGGTGAATCGCTTGATCACCTGTCTGGGGGAGAGTGTCAAAGACTGAAACTGGCATCTTACCTTAACAATAAAGGTGACGTGTATGTCTTTGATGAACCGACAACCGGTCTTCATCCTTCTGATGTGGAGGTACTTATTACGTTGTTTCGCCGCCTTGTCGAACAGGGAAACTCTGTTTTGATCATTGAACACAATATAGAAGTTATTGCAGAAGCGGATTGGATTATTGATTTAGGTGAAGGCGCAGGGACTGAGGGTGGTCAGGTGATGTTCAGTGGCACACCACAGGCGATGTTTGAAGAGGGTAATTCATTGACCGCAGATTATTTACGTCAACATTGTCGCTCAATAAAACCAGAAAAAATAAAATGCTAA